The Anguilla anguilla isolate fAngAng1 chromosome 4, fAngAng1.pri, whole genome shotgun sequence genome has a window encoding:
- the echdc2 gene encoding enoyl-CoA hydratase domain-containing protein 2, mitochondrial gives MTFLRRLAVWQCLRVRRHICVQTTEFSAAGTVLSPKAERQPWTPFYTHSRRLHSELSSEAAEVELNKLEGGDTGIAEVVMCRQHARNSLGKVFVRQMRELVSSLHHDSTVRVAVFRSTVPGVFCAGADLKERAQMANAEAELFVHGLRSLMTEIALLPMPTIAAVDGFALGGGLELALACDLRTAAFSAQMGLIETTRGLLPGAGGTQRLPRAVGFAVAKELVFTGQRLGGERALQLGLVNRAVGQNSDGDAAYREALGLAREILPQGPIAVRMAKEAMNRGIEVDIASGMAIERMCYARVIPTRDRQEGMAAFIQKRPPQYIGE, from the exons ATGACTTTTCTAAGGAGGCTTGCGGTCTGGCAGTGTTTGCGAGTGCGGAGACATATTTGTGTTCAGACCACAGAGTTTTCCGCAGCCGGTACAGTTCTGAGTCCGAAGGCCGAAAGACAACCGTGGACCCCATTCTACACTCACAGCCGCAGGCTGCACTCCGAGCTGTCTTCTGAAGCGGCAGAAGTGGAGCTAAATAAACTGGAAGGTGGTGACACAG GAATAGCAGAAGTGGTGATGTGCCGCCAGCACGCACGCAACTCCCTAGGCAAGGTGTTTGTGCGTCAG ATGCGGGAGCTGGTGTCCAGTCTTCACCATGACTCTACGGTGCGGGTGGCGGTGTTCCGCAGCACGGTGCCCGGGGTCTTCTGTGCAG GTGCTGATTTGAAGGAACGTGCCCAGATGGCCAATGCCGAAGCAGAACTTTTTGTGCACGGACTACGTTCACTCATGACTGAAATTG CGTTGTTGCCCATGCCCACCATCGCTGCAGTAGACGGCTTTGCTCTGGGAGGGGGCCTGGAGCTGGCCCTGGCCTGTGACCTTCGCACggcgg CTTTCAGTGCGCAGATGGGTCTGATTGAGACAACACGGGGCCTGCTGCCAGGGGCAG GGGGCACTCAGCGGCTCCCACGGGCAGTAGGCTTTGCTGTAGCCAAAGAGCTGGTCTTCACCGGGCAGCGGCTGGGCGGCGAGAGGGCCTTGCAGCTGGGCCTGGTCAATCGGGCGGTGGGGCAGAACTCTGATGGCGATGCTGCTTACCGGGAAGCCTTGGGCCTGGCTAGAGAGATTCTACCCCAG GGACCTATTGCAGTGCGGATGGCTAAGGAGGCCATGAACAGAGGCATTGAG GTGGACATTGCTTCTGGAATGGCCATTGAGAGGATGTGTTATGCCAGG GTGATCCCCACTCGAGACAGGCAGGAGGGCATGGCGGCTTTCATTCAGAAGAGACCACCACAATACATAGGGGAGTGA